From Anopheles darlingi chromosome 2, idAnoDarlMG_H_01, whole genome shotgun sequence, the proteins below share one genomic window:
- the LOC125948042 gene encoding m-AAA protease-interacting protein 1, mitochondrial — translation MFVVKNSGKRFHKFFSNFVRFTPAVCNNNSFSSLSKCAHTTVAKPPAWNGYVHFLPASSRPSVVGNQNTVQIRWNSTDEHQHPTRKVKKPLMLMDFPQLVWPSVVKTIRNFIMVHFIIRPYFDRDFNIPDFVIGAKQALQVVSLALAGGEAKQLEGLVDRVALNDVKQSLSKMSVAERYDIRVDKEDVYFSFPYQVGVMFDESEDDSQKRFVEITMVFHVLRGLKGMIERGETVPLNIGALPEYRDKISICNYRFIKEFTKGVDSDWTVNVINHFRPSDYIEE, via the exons ATGTTTGTTGTGAAAAATTCCGGAAAacgatttcataaatttttcaGCAATTTTGTGCGCTTTACTCCGGCTGTTTGCAATAATAATTCCTTCTCCAGCTTATCAAAATGTGCCCACACTACCGTAGCAAAACCGCCGGCCTGGAACGGCTATGTTCACTTTCTACCGGCTTCTTCACGACCCTCGGTGGTAGGCAATCAAAACACGGTTCAAATACGGTGGAACTCGACCGATGAGCACCAGCATCCCACCCGGAAGGTGAAGAAAccgttgatgctgatggacTTCCCGCAGCTGGTGTGGCCCTCGGTTGTGAAGACCATCCGCAACTTTATCATGGTGCACTTTATTATTCGGCCATACTTTGATCGGGACTTTAACATTCCCGATTTCGTGATCGGAGCGAAACAGGCTCTGCAG GTCGTTTCCTTGGctctggctggtggtgaagcAAAGCAGCTGGAAGGGCTGGTCGATCGTGTCGCGCTAAACGATGTGAAGCAATCGCTTTCGAAAATGTCGGTTGCCGAACGGTACGACATACGGGTGGACAAGGAGGATGTGTACTTCTCCTTCCCATACCAGGTCGGTGTCATGTTCGATGAGTCGGAAGACGACAGCCAGAAACGGTTTGTCGAAATTACCATGGTCTTTCACGTGCTTCGAGGGTTAAAAGGAATGATCGAGCGAGGCGAAACTGTTCCACTTAACATTGG AGCACTCCCTGAGTATCGCGATAAAATCAGCATCTGCAACTACAGATTCATCAAGGAGTTTACCAAGGGCGTCGATTCCGACTGGACGGTGAACGTAATCAACCACTTCAGACCGAGCGATTACATCGAAGAGTAA